A stretch of Chitinophaga caeni DNA encodes these proteins:
- the hemN gene encoding oxygen-independent coproporphyrinogen III oxidase, which produces MDQQDLLLKYNIPAPRYTSYPTVPYWNESMNTLSWKEMFYEQFKIHNLKEGLALYIHLPFCESLCTYCGCNKKISLQHHVELPYVEAVLKEWKMYLNLMNQAPIIREIHLGGGTPTFFSPENLVRLLTTIFNDAIIHPQYEFSFEGHPNNTTREHLEALYQLGFRRVSFGVQDNDPVVQKAINRIQPLENVKSVTGWARDTGYTSVNYDLIYGLPFQNTSGLEKTLHEVLSLRPDRIAFYNYAHIPWKSKSQRLYSEQDLPLAQDKIKLYTLGKEIFMDYGYVDIGMDHFALAHDSLVKAKYLKNLHRNFMGYTQTNTSLLLGLGVSSISDASKAYAQNEKELKTYYESIAAGELPIAKGLLLDKKDEYFRQHILNIACNGTTTLDQEFPVEVNKIVLPRLKELEADGLVEIRGKTVFLTAIGQQLTRIVCHAFDLYASGQQEKIQNQFSKAI; this is translated from the coding sequence ATGGATCAGCAAGATTTACTATTGAAATACAATATTCCTGCCCCGAGATATACCAGTTATCCAACAGTGCCTTATTGGAATGAATCGATGAACACTTTAAGTTGGAAAGAGATGTTTTATGAGCAATTCAAAATTCATAATTTGAAAGAAGGTTTGGCCCTTTATATACATTTACCTTTTTGCGAATCCCTATGTACCTATTGTGGTTGTAATAAAAAGATTTCTTTACAACATCATGTTGAATTGCCCTATGTTGAAGCCGTCTTGAAAGAATGGAAGATGTATCTAAATTTAATGAACCAGGCGCCTATTATTAGGGAGATTCATCTTGGTGGAGGTACCCCTACCTTCTTTTCCCCGGAAAATCTTGTGCGTTTATTGACTACTATTTTCAACGATGCTATCATACATCCACAGTATGAATTTAGTTTTGAAGGGCATCCGAATAATACCACGAGGGAACACCTGGAAGCTTTATACCAACTTGGATTTAGAAGGGTAAGCTTCGGGGTGCAGGATAATGACCCGGTTGTTCAGAAAGCGATTAACAGGATTCAACCTTTGGAGAATGTAAAATCAGTAACCGGTTGGGCTCGTGACACGGGGTACACATCTGTAAATTATGATTTAATCTACGGGCTCCCCTTCCAAAATACTAGCGGTTTAGAGAAAACTTTGCATGAAGTATTGTCGCTAAGGCCTGATAGAATCGCATTTTATAACTATGCGCATATTCCCTGGAAGTCTAAATCTCAAAGGCTTTATAGTGAACAGGACTTACCCCTGGCTCAAGACAAAATAAAACTGTATACCCTAGGTAAAGAAATTTTCATGGATTACGGGTATGTTGATATCGGGATGGATCATTTCGCTTTGGCCCATGATAGCTTGGTGAAAGCCAAATATTTAAAAAATTTACACCGCAATTTTATGGGGTATACCCAAACCAATACCTCCTTGTTACTTGGCCTCGGGGTATCAAGTATCAGCGATGCCAGTAAAGCATATGCCCAAAATGAAAAGGAGTTGAAAACTTATTATGAAAGTATAGCGGCAGGAGAATTACCAATAGCAAAAGGACTCCTGCTTGATAAAAAAGATGAGTATTTCAGGCAGCATATTTTGAACATTGCCTGTAATGGTACTACAACATTAGATCAAGAATTTCCTGTTGAAGTAAATAAAATTGTATTACCTAGGTTGAAAGAATTGGAAGCTGATGGTTTGGTTGAGATCCGGGGAAAGACCGTTTTTTTAACAGCAATTGGTCAACAGCTCACGAGAATCGTTTGCCATGCATTTGATTTATATGCATCGGGTCAACAGGAAAAGATTCAAAACCAGTTTAGTAAAGCTATTTAG
- the corA gene encoding magnesium/cobalt transporter CorA: MDKKKPLINIPFVDMFAAFRPKKQRIMNYNPTINPATREDAAEVKITVFDYDVHSLAEKFYTEASDCFQHSGGNTIKWINVDGINKQNVSDLSKHFGIHPLLTEDILSVGQRAKMDEIDNTLFCLLPMLYFNPQHSIVEQEQVSMVLGKNFVISFQEDPKRDVFDMIRNRLRISNSKLRLAPADYLLYSLLDVIVDHYFLVLDKLGERIEMMEDIIPRRPDNRTLAHINHLRKQTLFLKRAIAPVREVVNGIIKSDNDLLQENTEKYFKDVYDHIIQANDLADNYRDMVVNLQELYHTQTNLKMNEVMKLLAVVTTLMAPLTLIAGIYGMNFNNMPELKAQNGYFYTLGAMFIILLGMIIFFRKRKWF; this comes from the coding sequence ATGGATAAGAAAAAGCCCTTGATTAACATTCCTTTCGTCGATATGTTTGCTGCCTTCCGACCTAAGAAGCAGCGCATCATGAACTACAACCCAACTATCAACCCCGCTACGAGGGAGGATGCAGCAGAAGTTAAAATAACAGTATTTGATTACGACGTACATTCATTAGCGGAAAAATTTTATACCGAGGCCAGCGATTGTTTTCAACATTCCGGGGGAAATACTATTAAATGGATAAATGTTGATGGTATCAATAAGCAAAATGTTTCCGATTTATCGAAACATTTCGGAATACACCCACTTTTAACGGAAGATATTCTGAGTGTAGGGCAACGCGCCAAAATGGATGAAATTGACAATACATTATTCTGTTTACTGCCCATGCTCTATTTCAATCCCCAACACAGTATAGTAGAACAGGAACAGGTTAGCATGGTCCTGGGGAAAAATTTCGTTATTTCCTTCCAGGAAGATCCCAAAAGGGATGTCTTCGATATGATCCGCAACCGGTTGCGAATCTCTAATTCAAAATTAAGGTTAGCGCCCGCTGATTACTTGCTATATTCCCTGTTAGATGTTATCGTGGATCACTATTTTCTCGTGCTAGATAAATTAGGGGAACGGATAGAAATGATGGAGGATATCATCCCCCGCCGGCCCGATAACAGGACGCTTGCACATATCAATCACCTGCGGAAACAAACCTTGTTTTTAAAAAGGGCGATTGCTCCCGTTCGTGAAGTTGTAAATGGAATTATAAAATCGGATAATGATCTTTTGCAGGAGAACACCGAGAAATACTTTAAAGACGTCTACGATCATATCATACAGGCCAATGACCTTGCCGACAACTACCGGGATATGGTGGTAAACCTCCAAGAGCTATACCATACGCAAACAAATCTCAAGATGAATGAAGTCATGAAGTTGTTGGCCGTTGTTACAACTTTAATGGCGCCTTTAACCTTGATTGCCGGTATTTACGGAATGAATTTCAATAATATGCCGGAATTAAAAGCCCAGAATGGATATTTTTATACCCTGGGCGCCATGTTTATAATCTTGCTGGGAATGATTATTTTTTTCCGGAAGCGGAAATGGTTTTAG
- a CDS encoding VOC family protein, whose protein sequence is MNTSLGRIVILVNDYEQAYQFYVNKLGAKVLYDEALPGGERYLHVGFGNSQCAFWLLAAAGEEQLKLVGKQTGGQPLAVLYTDDFDGFYKNLLHQNITINQAPATAPGSKFLHFADLYGNDFVLVQLIP, encoded by the coding sequence ATGAACACTTCCCTAGGCAGAATCGTAATCCTTGTAAACGATTATGAACAAGCATACCAGTTTTATGTAAACAAACTTGGAGCTAAGGTGCTTTACGATGAGGCTCTTCCCGGGGGAGAAAGATACTTACATGTAGGGTTCGGGAACAGTCAATGCGCCTTCTGGCTCCTCGCGGCCGCCGGGGAAGAGCAATTGAAATTAGTGGGAAAACAAACCGGTGGTCAACCTCTCGCTGTTTTATATACCGATGACTTCGATGGCTTTTACAAAAATTTATTACATCAAAATATCACGATAAATCAAGCCCCCGCCACAGCTCCGGGTAGTAAGTTCTTGCATTTTGCAGACCTTTATGGAAATGATTTCGTACTCGTACAGTTAATCCCCTAA
- a CDS encoding FeoA family protein — translation MVKLSSLSIGKSAVIREFEKDDIHIKLMEMGCVPGEVVKIEKIAPLGDPISITVAGYNLSLRKTEADFIWVEEVQGLVGLED, via the coding sequence ATGGTAAAATTGTCTTCACTAAGTATCGGGAAAAGTGCTGTAATCCGTGAGTTCGAAAAAGATGATATTCACATCAAATTAATGGAAATGGGCTGCGTTCCCGGTGAAGTAGTAAAAATTGAGAAAATAGCTCCACTAGGAGATCCGATTTCAATAACCGTTGCCGGCTATAATTTGTCACTCAGGAAAACTGAAGCCGATTTCATTTGGGTTGAAGAAGTTCAGGGCTTAGTAGGCTTAGAAGATTAA
- the mnmG gene encoding tRNA uridine-5-carboxymethylaminomethyl(34) synthesis enzyme MnmG → MFPSYDVIVVGAGHAGCEAAAAAANMGSKVLLVTMNMQTIAQMSCNPAMGGIAKGQIVREIDALGGYSGIVTDQSMIQFRMLNRSKGPAMWSPRTQNDRMLFAAKWREALENTSNIDFYQDMVKGLLVKNNTCYGVVTGLGHEIKAKAVVLTNGTFLNGVIHIGDKTFGGGRVAERAATGITEQLIELGLESDRLKTGTPPRIDGRSLDYSKMEEQKGDEEIIGFSYLDVKKIQPSEQRSCHITYTNSKVHELLKTGFDRSPMFQGRIQGVGPRYCPSIEDKINRFAERDRHQLFVEPEGFDTVEIYVNGFSTSLPEDVQYKALQSVPGFENCKMFRPGYAIEYDYFPPTQLKFSLETKLIGNLFFAGQINGTTGYEEAACQGLMAGMNAHLKTKGQDPFILKRSEAYIGVLIDDLINKGTDEPYRMFTSRAEFRTLLRQDNADLRLTERSHLMGLAKEERMEKVNVKREGVEKIKKILKELSLDPSDINGYLEANNSSPLTQKQRALQVLLRPNIDIFSMKEQVLKLKQALEGFDIDTLQQAEIQIKYEVYIEKENELVKKMSQLEDLVIPDSFDYSKLVSLSAEAKQKFMKIKPRTLGQASRISGVNPSDVQILMVYMGR, encoded by the coding sequence ATGTTTCCAAGTTACGATGTTATAGTGGTTGGTGCTGGTCATGCAGGCTGTGAAGCTGCTGCCGCCGCTGCAAATATGGGTTCTAAGGTGTTATTGGTGACAATGAACATGCAAACAATTGCTCAAATGAGCTGCAATCCTGCTATGGGTGGAATTGCTAAGGGGCAAATTGTGCGTGAAATCGATGCTTTAGGTGGTTATTCCGGTATTGTTACCGATCAGTCCATGATACAATTTAGAATGTTGAATAGGTCGAAAGGTCCCGCTATGTGGAGCCCGAGAACACAAAATGACCGGATGCTTTTTGCTGCTAAATGGCGGGAAGCATTGGAGAACACTTCTAATATAGATTTCTACCAGGATATGGTAAAAGGCCTCCTGGTGAAGAATAATACTTGCTATGGAGTAGTTACTGGTCTTGGCCACGAAATCAAGGCTAAGGCTGTAGTACTAACTAACGGCACCTTTTTGAACGGGGTAATCCATATTGGTGATAAAACTTTTGGTGGAGGCCGTGTAGCGGAAAGGGCTGCCACAGGTATTACCGAACAATTAATAGAACTTGGTTTGGAAAGTGATCGCCTTAAAACGGGAACTCCACCCAGGATTGATGGGCGAAGCCTCGATTATTCCAAGATGGAAGAGCAAAAGGGAGATGAGGAAATCATCGGTTTTTCATACTTGGACGTGAAAAAGATACAGCCGTCAGAACAAAGAAGTTGCCATATTACTTATACTAATTCAAAGGTTCATGAGCTATTGAAGACGGGTTTTGACCGTTCTCCCATGTTTCAAGGGCGGATTCAAGGTGTTGGACCTAGGTATTGTCCGTCAATCGAAGATAAGATTAACCGGTTTGCGGAAAGGGATCGACATCAATTATTCGTGGAGCCTGAAGGTTTCGATACCGTGGAAATTTATGTCAACGGATTCTCTACTTCCCTACCGGAAGATGTTCAATATAAAGCCCTTCAATCAGTTCCCGGATTTGAGAATTGTAAAATGTTCCGTCCCGGCTACGCGATAGAATATGATTATTTTCCACCGACACAATTGAAGTTTTCGTTAGAAACTAAATTGATCGGGAACCTGTTTTTTGCCGGCCAAATCAATGGAACTACCGGGTATGAAGAAGCTGCTTGTCAAGGTTTAATGGCTGGTATGAATGCACATTTGAAGACGAAGGGACAAGATCCTTTTATCCTAAAAAGAAGCGAAGCCTATATCGGTGTGTTGATAGACGATTTAATCAATAAAGGTACTGATGAACCGTACCGGATGTTTACATCCCGTGCCGAATTTAGGACTTTGCTTAGGCAAGATAATGCTGATTTGAGGTTAACGGAAAGGAGTCATTTGATGGGTTTAGCAAAGGAAGAAAGGATGGAAAAGGTGAATGTAAAACGTGAAGGGGTTGAAAAGATTAAGAAAATTCTGAAAGAGCTTTCTTTAGATCCTTCAGATATCAACGGGTATTTAGAGGCAAATAACTCTTCTCCCCTAACTCAAAAACAAAGGGCGTTGCAAGTATTATTACGTCCTAATATTGATATTTTTTCGATGAAAGAGCAAGTACTGAAATTGAAACAAGCGTTGGAAGGTTTTGATATCGATACCTTGCAGCAGGCAGAGATCCAAATTAAGTACGAAGTATATATAGAGAAGGAAAATGAGCTTGTAAAAAAGATGAGCCAACTTGAAGATTTGGTAATACCGGATTCTTTTGACTATTCTAAGTTGGTATCTCTATCTGCGGAAGCCAAGCAAAAATTCATGAAGATAAAACCTAGGACACTTGGACAAGCAAGTAGAATTAGTGGGGTTAATCCTAGCGATGTCCAAATTCTGATGGTTTATATGGGAAGATAA
- a CDS encoding DUF2480 family protein — MDEIVNKVAQSGLITLDLEQFYPKQAPAVFDLKDFLFMELILKEKDFRTALQQVDWEQYRDKNVAIICSADAIIPVWAYMLVMTYLEPVANFAMFGNEESVLQTAYLENIRSIDINEYIDKRIVIKGCADKSIPEAAYVEITRLLRPVVKSIMYGEPCSTVPVYKKK, encoded by the coding sequence ATGGACGAAATTGTAAATAAAGTAGCACAAAGCGGACTGATTACCTTGGACCTGGAACAATTTTATCCCAAGCAAGCGCCGGCAGTTTTTGATCTAAAGGATTTCCTTTTCATGGAATTAATCCTGAAGGAGAAAGATTTTAGGACGGCATTGCAACAGGTAGACTGGGAACAATACCGCGACAAAAACGTTGCAATTATATGTTCCGCCGATGCCATTATTCCCGTTTGGGCATATATGTTAGTAATGACCTATTTAGAGCCTGTAGCAAATTTTGCTATGTTTGGAAATGAAGAATCCGTATTGCAAACGGCGTACCTGGAAAATATAAGATCGATCGATATTAATGAATATATTGATAAACGTATTGTAATTAAAGGATGTGCTGATAAATCTATCCCTGAAGCGGCGTATGTAGAAATCACCAGGTTATTGAGACCCGTAGTAAAAAGTATCATGTACGGGGAGCCTTGTTCAACAGTTCCGGTATATAAAAAGAAATAA
- a CDS encoding septal ring lytic transglycosylase RlpA family protein has protein sequence MIRNVTGILCLFIYFTTVACSSSKVIEKGKASYYADKFEGRKTASGATFKQRKLTAAHKTLPFGTVVKVKNLDNGKTVKVTINDRGPFVAGRIVDLSKKAAKKLGMVRSGVAKVQIKYKKPRKR, from the coding sequence ATGATAAGAAATGTAACGGGAATCTTATGCCTGTTTATTTACTTTACTACTGTTGCTTGCAGCAGTAGTAAAGTAATTGAAAAAGGAAAAGCATCTTACTATGCTGACAAATTCGAAGGACGTAAAACCGCCAGCGGCGCGACTTTTAAGCAAAGAAAATTAACTGCCGCCCATAAAACGCTTCCATTCGGAACAGTTGTAAAAGTGAAAAACCTGGATAATGGGAAAACGGTAAAAGTAACGATCAATGACCGTGGCCCATTCGTTGCGGGAAGAATCGTGGATCTGAGTAAAAAAGCAGCCAAGAAACTTGGAATGGTGCGCTCCGGGGTCGCTAAAGTCCAGATTAAGTATAAAAAACCTAGAAAACGGTAA
- the nadA gene encoding quinolinate synthase NadA: MITAFKEAEKNLQKNGFLDIPVDVRLDLFAEIARLKKEKKAVVLAHYYQEPDIQDVADYIGDSLGLAQAAAKTDADMIVFAGVHFMAETAKILNPGKKVLLPDLKAGCSLADSAPPALFEKFKAKYPDHIVISYINCSAGIKALSDIICTSSNAEKIIESVPKDQPIIFAPDRNLGAYLQKKTGRDMVLWNGACMVHEIFSLEKILNLKAKHPGAKVIAHPECEAPILEVADFIGSTTGLLKFSHKDPAQEFIVVTETGILHQMQKENPNKTFIPAPPNNACACNDCPHMKLNTLEKLYLCMEYEQPEITMEENLRLAAKKPIDRMLEISAAAGL; this comes from the coding sequence ATGATTACGGCTTTTAAGGAGGCAGAAAAAAATTTGCAAAAAAATGGTTTTCTAGATATACCCGTTGATGTGCGCCTGGATCTTTTTGCCGAGATTGCCCGGTTGAAAAAAGAAAAGAAAGCCGTTGTGTTGGCTCACTATTACCAGGAGCCGGATATACAAGATGTTGCAGATTATATTGGCGATAGCTTGGGGCTTGCACAAGCCGCAGCTAAAACAGATGCTGACATGATCGTTTTTGCAGGTGTGCACTTCATGGCCGAAACCGCCAAAATCTTAAATCCTGGTAAAAAGGTACTGCTACCTGATTTGAAAGCGGGTTGTTCCCTGGCCGATAGCGCTCCCCCTGCCCTATTTGAAAAGTTCAAAGCCAAGTATCCTGATCATATCGTGATTTCTTATATCAACTGTTCAGCCGGTATCAAAGCGTTGAGCGATATTATCTGCACTTCATCAAATGCTGAGAAAATAATTGAAAGTGTTCCCAAAGATCAACCGATCATATTTGCCCCGGACAGGAATCTTGGTGCTTACCTACAGAAGAAAACGGGGAGGGATATGGTGTTGTGGAACGGTGCCTGCATGGTACACGAGATTTTCTCCCTGGAAAAAATATTGAACCTTAAAGCAAAACATCCGGGCGCAAAAGTAATCGCACACCCTGAATGTGAAGCGCCTATCTTGGAAGTGGCCGATTTCATCGGGTCTACCACGGGTTTACTGAAATTTAGTCATAAGGATCCGGCCCAGGAATTCATCGTTGTGACGGAAACCGGTATTTTGCACCAGATGCAAAAGGAAAACCCTAATAAAACATTTATTCCTGCTCCTCCGAATAATGCATGTGCTTGTAACGATTGTCCGCATATGAAGCTGAATACACTAGAAAAATTATACTTGTGCATGGAGTACGAACAACCGGAAATCACGATGGAAGAAAATCTTCGCTTAGCGGCTAAGAAACCAATCGATCGGATGCTCGAAATAAGCGCTGCCGCAGGATTATAA
- a CDS encoding DUF3472 domain-containing protein, producing the protein MKKQFLGLLLLLCSAYATSLAQSTPAILPGFTAYAAPAEEGVNISQRRGVVKWNDANTTVHFYCHISNPGSLKVILNAKADAAATVNIAVNGENKNVEVPVGSEFSDREVLKTKIKKAGFYDIAVSGVKKSGDVFADINSIKLEGSATKNIQFNPKPWRRSASVHLNYTPPAGKEVEWFYGEIKVPEGEDKVGTYFMSCGFHRGYFGMQVNSPTERRIIFSVWDAGGEPETRDNVKYEDQVRLLAKGDSVVASGFGGEGTGGHSHWLYNWKAGNTYKFLMHSVPEGSHTTYTAYFFVPEHNEWKLIASFRAPKDGKYMGHLYSFLENFSFENGNLHRKGFFGNHWIKTPQGEWYPLNTAKFTNDATARANDRLDYGGGADGAWFYLWTSGFIPANAQRGDMFEHTPNTTPPVINLPKF; encoded by the coding sequence ATGAAAAAGCAATTCCTTGGGTTGCTGTTGCTACTCTGTAGTGCTTATGCTACCTCTTTAGCGCAATCTACTCCTGCCATTCTTCCCGGCTTCACAGCGTACGCGGCTCCCGCGGAGGAAGGTGTTAATATTTCTCAAAGACGGGGTGTCGTTAAATGGAATGATGCCAATACTACGGTTCACTTTTATTGCCATATTAGTAATCCCGGCTCATTAAAAGTCATCCTAAATGCCAAAGCAGATGCTGCCGCCACTGTAAACATCGCGGTAAACGGTGAAAATAAAAACGTTGAGGTACCCGTGGGTAGCGAGTTTTCAGATAGGGAAGTTCTTAAAACAAAGATTAAAAAAGCGGGATTTTATGATATCGCCGTTAGCGGTGTAAAAAAATCTGGAGATGTTTTCGCTGATATTAACAGCATTAAACTGGAAGGTTCCGCAACAAAAAATATTCAATTCAACCCTAAGCCCTGGCGCCGCTCTGCTTCTGTTCACTTAAATTACACCCCGCCAGCAGGTAAAGAAGTTGAATGGTTCTACGGTGAAATTAAAGTGCCCGAAGGTGAAGATAAAGTCGGTACGTATTTTATGAGTTGTGGCTTCCACCGCGGCTATTTCGGCATGCAGGTTAATTCCCCTACAGAAAGGAGGATCATATTTTCCGTTTGGGACGCGGGTGGTGAACCTGAAACCCGGGATAACGTGAAATACGAAGACCAAGTTCGCTTACTAGCTAAGGGCGACAGCGTTGTTGCCAGCGGTTTCGGTGGTGAAGGCACCGGTGGCCATAGCCACTGGCTATATAATTGGAAAGCCGGTAATACTTACAAGTTCTTAATGCATAGTGTTCCTGAAGGATCGCATACCACTTATACGGCATACTTCTTCGTTCCGGAACATAATGAATGGAAGTTGATTGCCAGTTTCCGCGCTCCGAAAGATGGTAAATATATGGGCCATTTATATTCTTTCCTCGAAAATTTCTCGTTTGAAAACGGGAACCTTCACCGTAAAGGATTCTTCGGAAACCATTGGATCAAAACACCACAAGGAGAATGGTATCCCCTGAATACCGCAAAATTTACGAACGACGCAACCGCGAGAGCGAATGACCGCCTCGATTATGGTGGTGGCGCCGATGGTGCATGGTTCTATCTTTGGACATCAGGATTTATCCCTGCCAATGCCCAACGAGGCGATATGTTTGAACATACACCTAATACAACTCCGCCGGTAATCAACCTGCCTAAATTTTAA
- a CDS encoding peptidylprolyl isomerase: MSLIQKIRDKYATMTVVVICLAIVGFLLQDAFFGKGSLMGSSTSVGEVNGKELDIAQYNNMIDIAERNQAAQYQLDMDESMRQSIREQVWQQFINQQILSEEYEKLGIVVTDEEVTDQFLGNNPNPQIVQMFTDPKTGVFNREMMIQAIQSGQYSQDFLNLEQGIKQQQYTTKYLALVTKAINYPKWMQELQVKDGEKAANISYIQVPYASIADSTIKLTDAELNDYIQKHKDLFPAEESRRVEFISFDAIPSAKDTTAVLESLANLKSAMDSLSNDDIPTFINANSDNKYFDAYVPLSIIRVPEIDSIKALSIGQTYGPYFDGGLITYAKMVDRKTLPDTVEVRYIAMSSQPAIDSAVKARIDSISTVIKNGGDFAALASEFSEDNSTAQNGGKFTVTPAGNFFEEGKDFALNGKKNELKVIKTNFGYLLMQIMEQKNFGTALKVAYLSKKVEPSQETSRAAYAKASDFASKNRDRKTFDNTIREEGLNKGISEDIRPMDFVIPGVGSARDLVRWAYSANIGDVSGVFTVDYKNVVAVLTNVTDKGTLSLNEVRPRVEAEVRKIKKADQIISKLKNPATIEAAAEATSQPIQKTEGVTFTMPSIASIGYEPRIAGAAFNKNWGVGKVSAAIEGNTGVFVIKVDEYVGSEQPKPEYENQRKIYEQSLSNFWMNQLSEVFRKKADVEDNRAKFF; the protein is encoded by the coding sequence ATGTCACTTATTCAGAAAATCAGGGACAAGTATGCTACGATGACCGTGGTAGTTATTTGCTTGGCGATTGTAGGTTTCTTATTACAAGACGCTTTCTTCGGAAAAGGTTCCTTAATGGGCTCTAGTACTTCCGTTGGTGAAGTGAATGGTAAAGAGTTAGATATTGCCCAGTACAATAATATGATCGACATAGCCGAAAGGAATCAAGCGGCTCAATACCAGTTGGACATGGATGAGTCTATGCGCCAAAGCATTCGTGAGCAAGTATGGCAACAGTTCATCAACCAGCAGATCTTATCTGAAGAGTATGAAAAGTTGGGTATCGTTGTCACCGATGAAGAGGTAACCGATCAGTTTTTAGGAAACAATCCTAACCCGCAGATCGTTCAGATGTTTACCGATCCTAAAACCGGTGTGTTCAACCGCGAGATGATGATCCAAGCAATTCAATCGGGCCAGTACAGCCAAGATTTCTTGAATTTGGAGCAAGGTATTAAACAACAACAGTATACTACTAAGTATTTGGCGTTGGTTACTAAAGCTATCAATTATCCTAAATGGATGCAGGAATTGCAAGTTAAAGATGGTGAGAAAGCTGCTAATATATCTTATATACAAGTTCCATATGCTTCTATAGCAGATAGCACCATTAAATTGACTGATGCCGAGTTGAATGATTATATTCAGAAACATAAAGATTTATTCCCAGCTGAAGAGAGCCGCAGGGTAGAATTTATTTCTTTCGATGCGATTCCTTCCGCGAAAGATACTACCGCGGTATTAGAATCGTTAGCTAACTTGAAATCAGCCATGGACAGTTTATCTAATGATGATATCCCTACTTTTATCAATGCTAACTCTGATAATAAATATTTTGATGCTTATGTTCCTTTGAGCATTATCCGTGTTCCCGAAATTGATTCTATCAAAGCATTGAGTATCGGGCAAACATACGGTCCTTACTTTGATGGCGGTTTAATAACATATGCTAAAATGGTGGATCGCAAAACATTGCCGGATACCGTTGAAGTAAGGTATATTGCTATGAGTAGCCAACCCGCTATTGATTCGGCAGTAAAAGCCAGAATTGATAGCATAAGCACCGTAATTAAAAATGGCGGTGACTTTGCGGCCTTGGCCAGCGAGTTCTCTGAAGATAATTCTACCGCTCAAAACGGAGGAAAGTTCACAGTTACTCCCGCAGGTAATTTCTTTGAAGAAGGAAAGGATTTTGCATTGAATGGAAAGAAAAACGAATTAAAAGTTATCAAAACTAATTTTGGTTACTTGTTAATGCAGATAATGGAACAAAAGAATTTCGGAACTGCATTAAAAGTGGCTTACCTGTCTAAAAAAGTTGAACCAAGTCAAGAAACTTCAAGGGCGGCATATGCTAAAGCAAGCGACTTTGCAAGTAAAAACAGGGATCGTAAAACTTTTGATAATACTATCCGTGAGGAAGGTCTCAATAAAGGAATTTCTGAAGACATCCGCCCAATGGATTTCGTAATCCCTGGTGTAGGATCTGCGCGTGACCTTGTACGTTGGGCTTACAGCGCCAATATCGGTGATGTTAGCGGCGTATTTACAGTTGATTACAAAAATGTAGTAGCTGTATTAACAAATGTAACCGATAAAGGTACCTTAAGCTTGAATGAAGTACGTCCTAGGGTTGAAGCGGAAGTTAGGAAAATTAAAAAGGCAGACCAGATCATCAGCAAGTTAAAAAATCCTGCTACTATTGAAGCTGCCGCGGAAGCGACTTCACAGCCAATTCAAAAAACAGAAGGGGTAACCTTTACAATGCCGTCTATTGCTTCTATTGGTTATGAACCACGTATTGCCGGCGCCGCGTTCAATAAAAACTGGGGTGTTGGTAAAGTAAGCGCTGCCATTGAAGGTAACACCGGCGTATTCGTAATCAAGGTTGATGAATATGTAGGTAGCGAGCAACCAAAACCAGAATACGAAAATCAACGTAAGATTTACGAACAATCTTTAAGCAACTTCTGGATGAATCAATTGTCGGAAGTATTCCGTAAGAAAGCGGATGTTGAAGATAACCGTGCGAAATTCTTCTAA
- the ybeY gene encoding rRNA maturation RNase YbeY — protein sequence MAVRFSNLDVKLVLEDKTRLKKFIAELFKRESQGLQDLQYVFCTDAYLLEINQQFLDHDTYTDIITFELSPNPDITEGEIYISVERVQENATAFEESFNRELHRVIFHGALHLCGYRDKSDTEEKLMRQKEDEYLSLYFA from the coding sequence ATGGCAGTTCGATTTTCCAATCTTGATGTAAAATTGGTTTTAGAGGATAAAACCAGGTTAAAAAAGTTTATAGCGGAACTCTTTAAAAGGGAATCGCAGGGTTTGCAAGATTTGCAATATGTTTTCTGTACCGATGCTTACCTGCTCGAAATTAATCAGCAGTTTTTGGATCATGATACTTATACAGATATCATTACTTTTGAATTGTCTCCCAATCCGGATATTACGGAAGGAGAAATTTACATAAGCGTTGAAAGAGTTCAGGAAAATGCTACGGCTTTTGAGGAAAGTTTTAATAGGGAATTGCACCGTGTTATTTTTCACGGAGCGCTACATTTATGTGGATATAGAGATAAATCAGATACTGAGGAGAAATTAATGCGACAAAAAGAAGACGAATATCTAAGCTTATATTTTGCTTGA